One segment of Cutaneotrichosporon cavernicola HIS019 DNA, chromosome: 4 DNA contains the following:
- a CDS encoding uncharacterized protein (GAL4-like Zn(II)2Cys6 (or C6 zinc) binuclear cluster DNA-binding domain), whose protein sequence is MTDHRPHGPPGSGATNGMPARTYYDSGNGNGNARGDGEPPRKKIKDELPSVLVREKKQKACANCRRAKLKCIVNDDFTECVRCLSRKERCVFYPRGHDEDYQQTIANDISAIAVQTQHLTRAMYHIMHHMMAQNAMPALDPPLPMYEAPERETSLQGWSAERNRELGKKRKSSSPRDDSFSQFAGAGPNFMRPADMHVGMGMTESNHQQSGAIQNGPLPQGPAALQQNGAMSVLGGLVSFDNQRTPNDPSISPIDTASFGPTSQGSVPPQVLGTSSLAGGAFGLLSAPRPSVSPEASMASLPVDHDQFGASDPRPNIVKRGVISNDDATILVDFFHSKLVRWLFGYRLEFDKFPYIPNGPCVMTPFILSVLCFISSERIPAMHGLQHTLGNEVNQLLLNSPADSFLSTLDSPFSSNAAHLNAIGVGSGSRDDGDGEDELDPELGIGPEEIVGACMLAMFTVDRDIASAIAASAFSWARGWIKWNSLTIPLPPTLGEVCGLLPIKRDATQEDMARIWLLCYIVDGTEALQRDSAILIRRDPSPYCHLLLPDTVLHGKQRRPNDVLLAFHARLISLLREWYCRRANVDATVDGMVKLANSTNANLDWWRTELDSYKLDGMWMRHINLFWEFARMLVNRTTAKSIGNKPEAIPSWTIGTQAAVGFLEKCSQWPQPDELSFIPPAYLNMMSLAGTVVFESIKEQQRQGDMSAVRPAEVMPLLNTVADMLEKGGVPDTHPARHHARQLRECAATRSSQ, encoded by the exons ATGACGGACCACAGGCCCCACGGCCCACCCGGAAGCGGCGCGACGAACGGCATGCCTGCCCGGACCTACTATGATTCGGGCAATGGCAACGGCAACGCTCGAGGCGACGGTGAGCCGCCCCGCAAAAagatcaaggacgagctccCGAGCGTGCTCGTGCGCGAGAAGAAACAGAAGGCGTGCGCCAACTGCCGTCGTGCCAAGTTGAAGTGTATCGTAAACGACGACTTTACCGAGTGTGTCCGCTGCCTCTCGCGCAAGGAGCGCTGCGTCTTCTATCCGCGCGGCCACGACGAGGATTACCAGCAAACCATCGCCAACGACATCAGCGCCATTGCTGTGCAGACGCAGCACCTCACGCGAGCCATGTATCACATAATGCACCACATGATGGCGCAGAACGCCATGCCGGCCCTCGACCCGCCGCTGCCCATGTACGAGGCGCCTGAGCGCGAGACCTCGCTCCAGGGATGGAGCGCCGAGCGTaaccgcgagctcggcaagaagcgcaagagCTCGTCCCCCCGGGACGATTCGTTCTCGCAGTTCGCCGGAGCTGGGCCCAACTTCATGCGCCCGGCTGACATGCACGTCGGCATGGGGATGACCGAGTCGAACCACCAGCAGAGCGGTGCCATCCAGAACGGGCCTCTTCCCCAAGGTCCCGCGGCCCTCCAGCAGAACGGAGCCATGTCTgtgctcggcggcctcgtgTCGTTCGACAACCAACGCACGCCCAACGATCCGTCGATTTCGCCCATCGACACGGCCAGTTTTGGGCCCACATCGCAGGGAAGTGTGCCTCCTCAAGTTTTAGGCACGTCTTCGCtggccggcggcgcgttCGGCCTCCTCAGCGCACCCCGCCCTAGCGTGTCCCCTGAGGCCTCGATGGCCAGTCTTCCCGTGGACCACGACCAGTTCGGCGCGTCCGATCCGAGGCCCAACATTGTGAAGCGCGGCGTCATCAGCAACGATGATGCGACCATCCTCGTGGACTT CTTCCACTCCAAGCTCGTGCGCTGGCTTTTCGGATATCGCCTCGAGTTTGACAAGTTCCCTTACATTCCCAATGGACCTTGCGTCATGACGCCATTCATCCTGAGTGTGTTGTGCTTCATCAGCTCGGAGCGTATTCCCGCTATGCACGGGCTGCAGCACACCCTCGGCAACGAAGTGAACCAGCTGCTCCTGAACTCGCCTGCCGACAGCTTCCTCAGCACACTCGACAGCCCGTTCTCGAGCAACGCCGCCCACCTCAACGCCATCGGCGTCGGTTCGGGTAGCAGggacgatggcgacggcgaggacgaaCTCGATCCCGAGCTTGGTATTGGCCCCGAGGAGATTGTCGGTGCATGTATGCTCGCGATGTTCACGGTCGATCGGGACATTGCGAGCGCGatcgccgcgagcgcgttcAGCTGGGCGCGCGGCTGGATTAAGTGGAACAGTCTCACCATCCCGCTTCCCCCAACCTTAGGCGAGGTGTGCGGCCTCCTTCCCatcaagcgcgacgcgacgcagGAGGACATGGCGCGCATCTGGTTGCTGTGCTATATCGTCGACGGCACTGAGGCCTTGCAGCGCGACAGCGCGATCCTGATCCGCCGCGACCCCAGCCCCTACTGCCACCTGCTACTTCCTGACACGGTGCTGCACGGAAAGCAGCGTCGGCCCAACGACGTACTCCTCGCGTTCCACGCGCGCCTCATCTCCCTCCTGCGCGAATGGTACTGCAGGCGCGCAAATGTCGACGCGACCGTCGACGGCATGGTCAAGCTCGCGAACAGCACCAATGCCAACCTTGACTGGTGGcgcaccgagctcgactcgTACAAGCTCGACGGGATGTGGATGCGCCACATCAACCTGTTCTGGGAGTTTGCGCGCATGCTTGTGAATCGCACCACAGCCAAGAGCATCGGCAACAAGCCTGAGGCGATTCCGTCATGGACGATCGGCACGCAGGCTGCTGTCGGGTTCCTCGAGAAGTGCTCGCAGTGGCCGCAGCCCGACGAGCTGTCGTTCATCCCGCCCGCGTACCTGAAC ATGATGTCTCTCGCCGGCACGGTCGTTTTTGAGTCGATCAAGGAGCAACAGCGCCAAGGAGACATGAGTGCGGTCCGGCCAGCGGAGGTCATGCCGCTCCTCAACACGGTCGCGGACATGCTCGAGAAGGGCGGTGTGCCGGACACCCACCCTGCGCGCCACCACGCGCGGCAGCTGCGCGAGTGCGCTGCGACGCGTAGCTCGCAGTGA
- a CDS encoding uncharacterized protein (Oxidoreductase family, NAD-binding Rossmann fold), whose amino-acid sequence MTADTPQPISIIVLGGGQRGVIYSKYCTQGGRATIAAVADPRDGRRKLFARQFHVPQDKLFSDWREVAKLPKFADAVVVSVLDQLHAEVVHVFAKLGYHILCEKPMATEIADCVAMVRDITPSTIFGVGHVLRYSPYNVAVKKVIDSGILGEIVNIQHQEPVGNVHFSHSFVRGNWNTEETTTFALMSKCCHDLDILSFYLSGAKPVRVSSFGNLFNFKPSKKPTKAGDATRCLECPAEPECVWSAKRIYYDPVEKQGKKGWASVFVDDVTPENVKAALKDGPYGRCVFEAGNDVVDHQVVNIEYEGGTTANMTMSAFTESECNRQTYIQGTLGELVGDMRTFTVFDFRTRQRTSHSPKQTEEGGHGGGDAGLSMAFVDAVVQRKQECLGITPDDVLNSHLIVFAAEKARHTNTVVDFDTFKTQALDGTATYK is encoded by the exons ATGACCGCCGACACTCCCCAGCCCATCTCTATCATTGTTCTCGGTGGCGGACAGCGAGGGGTCATCTACTCCAAATACTGCACGCAGGGTGGGCGCGCCACGATCGCTGCCGTCGCGGACCCACGCGATGGACGTCGCAAGTTGTTCGCCCGCCAATTCCA TGTGCCGCAGGACAAGCTGTTCTCGGACTGGCGCGAGGTTGCCAAGCTACCCAAGTTTGctgacgccgtcgtcgtctcggtgctcgaccagctgcacgccgaggtcgtccaCGTCTTCGCTAAGCTCGGGTACCACATCCTCTGCGAGAAGCCGATGGCGACCGAGATTGCTGACTGCGTCGCAATGGTGCGCGACATCACGCCGAGCACCATCTTCGGAGTCGGACATGTGCTCCGATACTCCCCGTACAACGTCGCTGTCAAGAAGGTCATTGACTCGggcatcctcggcgagatTGTCAACATCCAACACCAGGAGCCCGTGGGCAACGTGCACTTTTCGCACTCGTTTGTGCGCGGTAACTGGAATACCGaggagacgacgacgttTGCACTCATGTCAAAGTGCTgccacgacctcgacatcctcTCCTTTTACCTCTCCGGTGCGAAACCTGTGCGCGTGTCGTCCTTTGGCAACTTGTTCAACTTCAAGCCATCCAAGAAGCCGACCAAGGCTGGAGATGCAACGCGCTGCCTCGAATGTCCCGCCGAACCCGAGTGCGTGTGGAGTGCCAAGCGGATCTACTATGACCCCGTGGAGAAgcagggcaagaagggGTGGGCGTCGGTTtttgtcgacgacgtgacGCCCGAGAACGTCAAGGCCGCACTCAAAGACGGGCCGTACGGACGGTGCGTGTTCGAGGCAGGcaacgacgtcgtcgatcACCAGGTCGTCAACATCGAGTACGAGGGTGGCACGACCGCCAACATGACAATGAGCGCGTTCACCGAGTCCGAGTGCAACCGCCAGACGTATATCCAGGGAAcgctgggcgagctcgtcggcgacatgCGCACGTTTACAGTGTTCGACTTCCGGACGCGCCAGCGCACATCTCACAGCCCGAAGCAGACGGAAGAGGGCGGCCATGGTGGCGGCGATGCTGGCCTGTCCATGGCCTTTGTTGACGCTGTCGTGCAACGCAAGCAGGAATGCCTGGGCATCACACCCGATGATGTCCTCAACTCGCACCTGATCGTCTTCGCTGCCGAGAAGGCGCGGCATACCAACACAGTCGTCGACTTTGACACCTTCAAGACACAAGCGCTGGATGGCACTGCAACGTACAAGTAA
- the ade5 gene encoding uncharacterized protein (Formyl transferase) has protein sequence MPTLQETIDPSTRIRRITVLISGSGSNLQAILDASLTDRLPNAQVTYVLSSRSNAYGLTRAANAHPAVPTSVCALKTFLNRNPGATRENYDAEVARRVLESRPDVVVLAGFMHILSDSFLDILEGHKAPPAAPALPPPTGDVVPKHVAAADIIPDKELPLAPATQHFPIPCINLHPALPGAFDGAAAIPRAFEAWQKGEVKGTGVMVHRVIREVDRGEPLIVREIEIKDGDTLQDVENRIHAVEHEIIVDGTKKVLEELEAERLLEEARTAIDKVTIKDEAEVEAEVKDEVKDEVKA, from the exons ATGCCGACGCTACAAGAGACAATCGACCCATCGACGCGCATCAGACGCATCACCGTCCTCATCTCTGGCTCTG GCTCCAACCTCCAGGCGATTCTCGACGCGTCGCTCACGGACCGCCTCCCAAATGCCCAGGTGACGTACGTGCTCTCCTCGCGTTCGAACGCGTACGGCCTCACCCGCGCGGCCAACGCACACCCCGCAGTCCCGACCAGTGTGTGCGCACTAAAGACATTCCTGAACCGCAACCCCGGCGCCACGCGCGAGAACTACGATGCCGAAGTCGCACGTCGAGTTCTCGAGTCTCGccccgacgtcgtcgtcctggCCGGCTTCATGCACATTCTCTCGGACAGTTTCCTCGACATTCTCGAGGGCCATAAAGCTCCTCCAGCCGCCCCagccctcccccctccaaCTGGTGATGTTGTCCCCAAGCACGTGGCTGCGGCCGACATTATCCCAGACAAGGAGCTCCCTCTTGCGCCGGCGACGCAACACTTTCCTATTCCCTGCATCAACCTTCACCCCGCGCTGCCTGGAGCTTTTGATGGGGCGGCTGCAATTCCGCGCGCGTTTGAGGCGTGGCAGAAGGGCGAGGTAAAGGGGACAGGGGTTATGGTCCACCGCGTTATTCGCGAGGTTGACCGCGGTGAGCCGCTGATTGTTCGCGAGATTGagatcaaggacggcgacaCACTCCAGGACGTCGAGAACAGGATACATGCGGTCGAGCACGAGATTATCGTCGACGGAACTAAgaaggtgctcgaggaactcgaggCAGAGAGactgctcgaggaggcgcgcacGGCCATCGACAAGGTCACTATCAAAGACGAGGCtgaggtcgaggctgaggtcaaggacgaggtcaaggacgaggtcaaggcgtAG